The Cellulophaga sp. RHA19 genome includes the window TGTTATTGTTATTGGTTCCTATGAATCCGGCTTTTTTAGTTGCTGTAGGTATTGTTATTTCGTTTGTTTTTGGGCTTATGCCTGTAAAGTTTAAAAAAATATCATTTGCAGCATCAAAGGTTTTAACACCTGCAAATAAAAAGAAAGTAACCACATTTATTTTATTAACGGCTGGTTATGAGCTTACGCAAATTATTATAAACAATAGCGATGTGCTTTTAGTAAAACATTATTTTAATTCCTTAGACGCTGGTCTTTATGCTTCTTTAGCATTAATAGGTAGAGTGGTTTATTTTGTAGCTTGGATGTTTGTAATGTTATTATTGCCTGCAGTAATAGAAAAAAGAAAAGAAGGTAAACGTACAGCACCAATTTTATTTAAATATGTTGGTTATATAAGCTTACTATCTTTAGTTATAGTTGCAGGTTGTTACTTTTTTCCAGAAACAATAATTTCTTTAATGTTTGGAGATGCTTATGTAGCAATGTCATCATTACTATGGCAGTATGCTTTAGCAACATCACTTTTTGCAATCTCTAACATTTTTGCATACTATTTTTTATCTCTAGACTATTATGTTCCTGTTATACTATCTGGTGTATTGGGATTGTCACAAATAGTATTAATAATATTTTTTCATAGCAGTTTAGCTATGGTAGTACAATTACAAATTATAGTAATGTTAGCGTTGCTTTTTGCACAACTACTTTACTTTTCATCAAAAAGAAATATATAAGACCTACTTATAATTTGGTTAGCTTCCCCCGATAAAATGCTTGGAACTTTTTTTATAAAGTTTCAGGCTTTTTTGTTTTGTAGACAGACTACAATAAAATACAGAAAAAGCTTATTTTTCACTTATTTCCTTTTTTAACAATTACCATTCGTCTCAGGTAATTTTTCCTTTATTTTCTTTAACCTCAGGACACTTCCCATTCATCTACAGTAATTGTCATCTCATCTCTAATCACCTATTAAATAAGGGTTTAAGATGGATATTTGTATAAGAAATTTAACCCAAGCAAATAGTAAAACTTAACCTTATGAAATTAGCAATTGTAACAGCATACCCGCCAAGTAAAGTAACTTTAACAGAATACGGATACCACTTGGTAAAACATTTTAGACTACAAAAAGAAGTAACTGAAATAGTTTTAATTACAGACAAAACCAAAGAAGCCAAAGACCTTTCTTTTACTGAAGATGGTTGTAAAATTACAGTTAAAGAATGCTGGAATTTTAATAGCTACAAAAATGTTTTTGGTATTATGGGTGCAATTGCAGACACTAAGCCAGACGCAGTTTTATTTAATCTTCAGTTTTTAAAATTTGGAGATAAAAAAGTCCCAGCTGCGTTAGGTTTAATGTTACCATTAATATGTAAGTTAAAAGGAATACCAACAATATCTTTATTACACAATATATTAGAACAGGTAGATTTAGAAAATGCAGGTATCACTAAAAATAGTTTTTTAAAGAGAGCTTATAATTTTATAGGAGCATCATTAACAAAAGTGGTTTTATCATCTGATATTTTAGCAGTAACAATAAGCAAATACAAAACAATTTTAGAAGGTAAGTATAACTCTAGAAATGTAGCTTTAATTCCTCATGGAGCTTTTGAAACTCCACCAGAGCCAACATACAAATTGCCAAAAGGAGCAAAGCAAGTAATGGCTTTTGGGAAATTTGGAACTTATAAAAAAGTAGAAATTTTAATTGATGCTGTAGAGATTATTCGTCAGCGAACAAAACAAGATATAGAAATAGTAATAGCAGGTACAGATAGCCCAAACACACCAGGTTATTTAAATGAAGTGAGCGAAAAATATAAGCACGTAGACCAATTAAGGTTTACTGGTTATGTTGCAGAAGAAGATGTACCTGTTATTTTTAATGATAGTGCAGTGGTTGTTTTTCCTTACACCTCTACAACGGGTAGTTCTGGAGTATTACACCAAGCAGGTAGTTACGGTAAAGCAGTTGCGTTACCAGATTTAGGAGATCTTAGTATTTTGGTAAAAGAAGAAGGATATAAAGGTGAGTTTTTTAACCCAGAATCTGCAGAGTCTTTAGCAGATGCTATAGAAAATATTATTACGTATGATGAGTATAGAGAAGAGTTAAGTAGAACAAATTACAAAGCAGCATGTTCTTTACCAATGTCTGATATTACACAGATGTATGTAGATTACTTTACAGCAATACAAATGGCTAAAACTGGAGACATAAGTATTGATACTAT containing:
- a CDS encoding sugar isomerase, which produces MTAFSFVNKKITPEQIFMTSVLVVNGGNYLYNLILGRMLGPAAFADAALLITLLLVLSFVGMTFQLVTTKFNIIFSGNQWSAFENYMKKYAVIFGVTIGALLFLFAENLHQLFNTESSTMFRVFAIGIPLYFIMSIKRGKFQGKQDYTNLSVTYQSEMWSRLLITLVLLLLVPMNPAFLVAVGIVISFVFGLMPVKFKKISFAASKVLTPANKKKVTTFILLTAGYELTQIIINNSDVLLVKHYFNSLDAGLYASLALIGRVVYFVAWMFVMLLLPAVIEKRKEGKRTAPILFKYVGYISLLSLVIVAGCYFFPETIISLMFGDAYVAMSSLLWQYALATSLFAISNIFAYYFLSLDYYVPVILSGVLGLSQIVLIIFFHSSLAMVVQLQIIVMLALLFAQLLYFSSKRNI
- a CDS encoding glycosyltransferase — encoded protein: MKLAIVTAYPPSKVTLTEYGYHLVKHFRLQKEVTEIVLITDKTKEAKDLSFTEDGCKITVKECWNFNSYKNVFGIMGAIADTKPDAVLFNLQFLKFGDKKVPAALGLMLPLICKLKGIPTISLLHNILEQVDLENAGITKNSFLKRAYNFIGASLTKVVLSSDILAVTISKYKTILEGKYNSRNVALIPHGAFETPPEPTYKLPKGAKQVMAFGKFGTYKKVEILIDAVEIIRQRTKQDIEIVIAGTDSPNTPGYLNEVSEKYKHVDQLRFTGYVAEEDVPVIFNDSAVVVFPYTSTTGSSGVLHQAGSYGKAVALPDLGDLSILVKEEGYKGEFFNPESAESLADAIENIITYDEYREELSRTNYKAACSLPMSDITQMYVDYFTAIQMAKTGDISIDTIIAEREKEREMEKEREAVELLVK